In a single window of the Pseudomonas entomophila genome:
- a CDS encoding HvfA family oxazolone/thioamide-modified RiPP metallophore — MKTTRNTLGLLGATLIGGMVMGNTAFAVEPLSQGYQLAAAKAPGEGKCGEGKCGASAKAGTEGKCGEGKCGASAKAGTEGKCGEGKCGASAKASTKASAKASTEGKCGEGKCGADAKAGTAAK; from the coding sequence ATGAAAACCACCCGTAATACGCTCGGCCTGCTCGGCGCCACCCTGATCGGCGGCATGGTCATGGGCAACACCGCCTTCGCGGTCGAACCGCTGTCCCAGGGTTACCAGCTGGCCGCCGCCAAGGCGCCCGGCGAGGGCAAATGCGGTGAAGGCAAGTGCGGCGCCAGCGCCAAGGCCGGCACCGAGGGCAAGTGCGGCGAAGGCAAGTGTGGTGCCAGTGCCAAGGCAGGCACCGAAGGTAAGTGCGGTGAGGGCAAGTGCGGCGCCAGCGCCAAGGCCAGCACTAAAGCCAGCGCCAAGGCCAGCACCGAGGGCAAGTGCGGCGAGGGCAAGTGTGGTGCCGATGCCAAAGCAGGCACCGCAGCTAAGTGA
- a CDS encoding DUF4174 domain-containing protein: MLVRSLTFATLIAAAGPLLAADSDAPLAKELGKARPLVIIAPSTADPTLRGLNQALEDPATKAGFTERNLVLYSVANMMGKREDKNLEQQATMALIRELKLGASKGTKVILVGKDGERHILKDDDSGEKIDPQVIFKAVDELPASEKAVTAPEPVASVPEPAPKESKSGKPAKPAKPAAPPKPLDD, encoded by the coding sequence ATGCTCGTTCGGTCATTGACCTTCGCCACCCTGATTGCCGCCGCCGGCCCGCTGTTGGCCGCGGACAGTGACGCACCACTGGCCAAGGAACTGGGCAAGGCCAGGCCACTGGTCATCATCGCCCCGAGTACCGCCGACCCGACCCTGCGTGGCCTGAACCAGGCCCTGGAAGACCCGGCCACCAAGGCTGGCTTCACCGAGCGCAACCTGGTGCTGTACAGCGTCGCCAACATGATGGGCAAGCGCGAGGACAAGAACCTCGAGCAGCAGGCCACCATGGCTTTGATCCGCGAGCTCAAACTGGGTGCCAGCAAGGGCACCAAGGTGATCCTGGTGGGCAAGGATGGCGAGCGGCACATCCTCAAGGATGATGACAGCGGCGAAAAGATCGACCCGCAGGTGATCTTCAAGGCGGTTGATGAGCTGCCCGCCAGCGAGAAGGCGGTCACCGCGCCGGAGCCGGTAGCCAGCGTTCCGGAGCCTGCGCCCAAGGAGAGCAAATCCGGCAAACCGGCCAAACCGGCCAAGCCCGCAGCGCCGCCCAAGCCGCTCGACGACTGA
- a CDS encoding UDP-glucose dehydrogenase family protein, protein MKVTVFGTGYVGLTQAVCLAQVGHSVMCMDVDAERVASLSQGHCPIFEPGLAALLEKNLECGRLTFTTDARRASNHASLLFIAVGTPPLADGSADLRHVFAVVDSIVAHADGSRVIVNKSTSPVGTVDRIKVHIDRLMAENHGFQVLSNPEFLKEGSAVDDFMRPERIIIGGAGPAEVELLRELYLPFSRNREKLMVMDARSAELTKYAANCMLATKISFINEIANLAEHVGADIEMVRRGIGSDPRIGYDFIYPGCGFGGSCFPKDLQALRKCAEAEGFEPHLLRAVESVNERQKNRLFDKIARHYPEGVQGKVFALWGLAFKPNTNDIREASSRVLIEALWAAGARIQAHDPQAMAEIQRHYGERADLRLVHCKDDALEGADALVIVTEWQDYRVLNLDQVPRLLADRVVFDGRNLFEPEHMAAAGLTYYGIGRGQVQPPCPY, encoded by the coding sequence ATGAAGGTGACGGTTTTCGGTACCGGTTATGTCGGCCTCACCCAGGCGGTGTGCCTGGCCCAGGTAGGGCATTCGGTGATGTGCATGGATGTCGACGCTGAACGGGTCGCCAGCTTGAGCCAGGGGCACTGCCCGATCTTCGAGCCGGGCTTGGCGGCGCTGCTGGAGAAGAACCTCGAATGCGGTCGCCTCACGTTCACCACCGATGCCCGGCGGGCCAGCAACCATGCCAGTTTGTTGTTCATCGCCGTCGGCACCCCACCGCTGGCCGATGGCAGCGCCGACCTGCGCCATGTGTTCGCGGTGGTCGACAGCATCGTGGCGCACGCCGACGGCTCCAGGGTAATCGTCAATAAATCCACCTCACCGGTCGGTACGGTCGACCGCATCAAGGTGCATATCGACCGGCTCATGGCCGAAAACCATGGTTTCCAGGTACTCAGCAACCCGGAGTTTCTCAAGGAAGGTTCGGCCGTCGACGACTTCATGCGCCCCGAGCGCATCATCATCGGCGGCGCAGGGCCGGCCGAAGTGGAACTGTTGCGCGAACTCTACCTGCCGTTCAGCCGCAACCGCGAAAAGCTCATGGTCATGGACGCGCGCAGCGCCGAGCTGACCAAGTACGCCGCCAACTGCATGCTGGCGACGAAGATCTCCTTCATCAACGAGATCGCCAACCTAGCCGAGCATGTGGGTGCCGATATCGAGATGGTGCGCCGTGGCATCGGCTCGGACCCGCGTATCGGCTACGACTTCATCTACCCCGGCTGTGGCTTTGGCGGCTCGTGCTTCCCCAAGGACCTGCAGGCCCTGCGCAAGTGCGCCGAGGCCGAAGGCTTCGAACCGCACCTGCTGCGCGCGGTGGAGTCAGTCAACGAACGGCAGAAGAACCGCCTGTTCGACAAGATCGCCCGGCACTACCCCGAGGGTGTGCAAGGCAAGGTCTTCGCGCTCTGGGGCCTGGCCTTCAAGCCCAACACCAATGACATCCGCGAGGCCTCCAGCCGCGTGCTGATCGAGGCCCTGTGGGCTGCAGGCGCCCGGATCCAGGCCCATGACCCCCAGGCCATGGCGGAAATCCAGCGGCACTACGGCGAGCGCGCCGACCTGCGCCTGGTGCACTGCAAGGACGACGCGCTCGAGGGCGCCGACGCCCTGGTGATCGTGACCGAGTGGCAGGACTACCGGGTGCTCAACCTGGACCAGGTACCGCGATTGCTGGCCGACCGGGTGGTGTTCGACGGTCGCAATCTGTTCGAGCCCGAGCACATGGCCGCCGCTGGCCTCACGTACTACGGCATCGGCCGTGGCCAGGTGCAGCCGCCATGCCCGTACTGA